Proteins from one bacterium genomic window:
- the crtI gene encoding phytoene desaturase → MSAPKTAIVVGAGLGGLATALRLAHAGYRVTVLERRDGPGGRCHRIEGEGFAMDAGPTLLVMRDVLDALLELVGERTEDHLQLRRLDPNYVVRFADGEHLSFHPDPDAMAGEVDRLEPGAGVRFKRLLSETGSAYRAGRRGVLERNFKTLFDYVTAPIPPNEAFGLVARGALDAHLGRYFNDRRLKDAFGFQTLYLGMSPYDSPALYAMLAYLEIAEGIWYPQGGMASIPRALAALCEARGVELRYGADVARIETRGARATAVRLADESRLEADVVVLNADVPVAYDRLLPGEAPLTQRFLRVGASVYLLYLGIEGQLPDAHHHNIHLPADTHRAYRTLCQEGAIPDDLFLYVCSPSVTEPALAPPGCQTLYALTMVPHLGQLSDWAQEGPLLRERMLDRLREAGYGELRGRIRFERRFSPQDFRDQLQVGFGAPFGYTHHLNQVGYFRPHNRHTQLGNVYFVGANTHPGGGVPMVLLSAKLVSERIAAEQGR, encoded by the coding sequence GTGAGCGCCCCCAAGACGGCCATCGTGGTCGGCGCGGGCCTCGGCGGCCTCGCGACCGCCCTGCGGCTCGCCCACGCAGGCTACCGGGTGACGGTGCTCGAACGGCGTGATGGTCCCGGCGGCCGCTGCCACCGGATCGAGGGCGAGGGCTTCGCCATGGACGCGGGGCCCACCCTGCTCGTGATGCGGGACGTGCTCGACGCCCTCCTCGAGCTGGTCGGCGAGCGCACCGAGGACCACTTGCAGCTGAGGCGCCTCGACCCCAACTACGTCGTGCGCTTCGCGGACGGCGAGCACCTGAGCTTCCACCCGGACCCCGACGCCATGGCCGGCGAGGTGGATCGGCTCGAACCCGGGGCGGGCGTTCGCTTCAAGCGCCTGCTGAGCGAGACCGGCTCGGCGTACCGCGCCGGCCGGCGCGGCGTGCTCGAACGCAACTTCAAGACCCTCTTCGACTACGTCACCGCCCCCATCCCGCCGAACGAGGCCTTCGGGCTGGTTGCTCGCGGCGCCCTGGACGCCCACCTGGGGCGCTACTTCAACGATCGCCGACTCAAGGACGCCTTCGGCTTCCAGACCCTCTACCTGGGCATGTCGCCCTACGACAGCCCGGCGCTTTACGCCATGCTCGCCTACCTCGAGATCGCCGAGGGGATCTGGTACCCCCAAGGGGGCATGGCGAGCATCCCTCGCGCCCTGGCGGCCCTGTGCGAGGCGCGCGGGGTCGAACTGCGCTACGGCGCGGACGTCGCGCGGATCGAGACCCGCGGCGCGCGCGCCACGGCCGTGCGCCTTGCCGACGAGAGCCGGCTCGAAGCCGACGTGGTGGTGCTCAACGCCGACGTGCCGGTGGCCTACGATCGCCTGCTCCCGGGCGAGGCACCGCTCACCCAGCGCTTCCTGCGGGTCGGGGCCTCAGTCTACCTGCTCTATCTCGGGATCGAAGGCCAGCTTCCCGACGCCCACCACCACAACATCCACCTTCCTGCCGACACTCACCGGGCGTACCGGACGCTTTGCCAGGAAGGGGCAATCCCGGACGACCTCTTCCTCTACGTCTGCTCGCCGAGCGTGACCGAGCCGGCCCTGGCTCCGCCCGGCTGCCAGACCCTCTACGCCCTGACCATGGTGCCGCACCTGGGTCAGCTCTCGGATTGGGCGCAAGAGGGACCGCTGCTGCGCGAGCGCATGCTCGATCGGCTGCGCGAGGCGGGGTACGGCGAGCTGCGCGGCCGGATCCGCTTTGAGCGCCGGTTCAGCCCCCAGGACTTCCGAGACCAGCTTCAGGTGGGCTTCGGTGCGCCGTTCGGCTACACCCACCACTTGAACCAGGTGGGCTACTTCAGGCCCCACAACCGCCATACTCAGCTAGGCAACGTCTACTTCGTGGGCGCCAACACCCACCCGGGCGGCGGCGTGCCCATGGTGCTGCTCTCGGCCAAGCTCGTGAGCGAGCGGATCGCCGCGGAGCAAGGGCGATGA
- a CDS encoding phytoene/squalene synthase family protein: MSKTSGTDPALPYHNALAESRALCRTMASTHGKSFYFASFFLPPACRVAMYALYAFCRTADDLVDRADGRDPALVRAELAEVRATLTSIYDGLNPAGAYWPALTDAIRRYRVPIRPFLDLLDGVEMDLDRSRYRTFEELEGYCYRVASTVGLMLCHVFGFRDASALPYAAEMGKAMQLTNILRDVAEDLRLGRLYLPQAELAAFGVDEEDLRAGRMTPAIRALMRYQVERARALYRHAHQGVEYLDNPFSRFTAHLMGRIYGAILDEIERRDHDVLSARAFVSTPRKIALLAACVRDLVRPHRAGRAPEPVPFTFPDPAH, encoded by the coding sequence ATGTCCAAGACATCGGGGACGGACCCCGCGCTCCCGTATCACAACGCCCTCGCGGAGAGTCGCGCCCTCTGCCGTACCATGGCGAGCACCCACGGCAAGAGCTTCTACTTCGCCTCGTTCTTCTTGCCGCCTGCGTGCCGGGTCGCCATGTACGCCCTCTACGCCTTCTGCCGCACCGCCGATGACCTGGTGGACCGCGCTGACGGCCGTGATCCGGCCTTGGTGCGCGCCGAGCTCGCCGAGGTCCGCGCCACCCTTACCTCGATCTACGACGGCCTCAACCCCGCCGGTGCCTACTGGCCCGCCCTCACCGACGCGATCCGGCGCTACCGCGTCCCCATCCGGCCGTTCCTCGATTTGCTGGACGGGGTCGAGATGGACCTGGACCGGAGCCGCTACCGCACCTTCGAGGAGCTGGAGGGGTACTGCTACCGGGTGGCCTCGACGGTGGGGCTGATGCTCTGTCACGTCTTCGGTTTCCGGGACGCGAGTGCGCTGCCTTACGCCGCCGAGATGGGCAAGGCCATGCAGCTGACGAACATCCTGCGCGACGTGGCCGAGGATCTGCGCTTGGGGCGCCTCTACTTGCCGCAGGCGGAGCTTGCGGCGTTCGGGGTCGACGAAGAGGACCTGCGCGCGGGCCGGATGACCCCCGCGATTCGCGCCCTCATGCGCTACCAGGTGGAGCGCGCGCGGGCCCTCTATCGCCACGCCCACCAGGGGGTCGAGTACCTGGACAACCCCTTCTCACGCTTCACGGCGCACCTGATGGGCCGGATCTACGGTGCCATCCTGGACGAAATCGAGCGCCGGGACCACGACGTCCTCAGCGCGCGCGCCTTCGTGAGCACCCCGCGCAAGATCGCGCTCCTCGCCGCCTGTGTTCGCGACCTCGTCCGCCCCCACCGCGCGGGCCGCGCCCCGGAGCCGGTCCCGTTCACCTTCCCCGATCCCGCTCACTGA
- a CDS encoding PAS domain S-box protein has protein sequence MTRSLGRTRRAWDAARRRAFFAARYADSPEAVLMLDPEGVILCANETAATLLGRARETLDSASLKTLIDPYSWPKVQRLLAQTAERGFTNGWELNFVDAPGEAMHLLTLTAFPAPSGESGAVIVILHDASAQLRATMRLIEANAAIDFQNQVLERLVAERTQELVEINRTLETRVQERTRQLAAEKQRVEAILHSSADGIVTADAEGRIQDANMAMAHLAGVAASVLRGMSLSQLLPGLDVASLRAHHYREFELDHALSAQSTPVSVSMAPLSGEGADSWVLVVRDNSLFKSIERQREDFIATLVHDLRTPVLAAIKALGHLKDDRFGPLAPAQAEVSQAILDSHQDLLAMINSLVDVYRYEGGQKELVLEPVALAPLARRCANELTPLFEAAKVRLETHLPEEAAAFADALELKRVLINLLSNAIAHSPHGGTVRLSAETQADRLCVRVTDEGPGLSTDEQGLLFGRFVQPRPRAGGSGLGLYLCRQILVAHGGEIGVESAPGQGATFWFQLMSATATEDVT, from the coding sequence GTGACCCGCAGCCTGGGGCGCACCCGACGCGCTTGGGATGCGGCTCGGCGCCGCGCCTTCTTCGCTGCGCGCTACGCCGACTCGCCCGAGGCCGTCCTCATGCTCGACCCCGAAGGGGTCATCCTCTGCGCGAACGAGACGGCCGCAACCCTGCTCGGGCGAGCGCGCGAGACGCTCGATTCGGCCTCGCTCAAGACCCTGATCGATCCGTATTCCTGGCCGAAGGTCCAGCGCCTGCTGGCGCAGACCGCCGAGCGCGGCTTCACCAACGGCTGGGAGCTCAACTTCGTCGACGCGCCGGGAGAGGCCATGCACCTCTTGACCCTCACGGCCTTCCCCGCCCCCTCCGGCGAGTCGGGGGCGGTGATCGTGATCCTGCACGATGCGAGCGCCCAGCTGCGGGCGACCATGCGCCTGATCGAGGCCAACGCGGCCATCGACTTCCAGAACCAGGTGCTCGAACGCCTCGTGGCCGAGCGCACGCAGGAGCTGGTCGAGATCAACCGCACCCTCGAAACCCGCGTGCAAGAGCGCACCCGCCAACTCGCCGCCGAGAAGCAACGCGTGGAGGCCATCCTCCACTCGTCGGCCGACGGGATCGTCACCGCCGACGCCGAGGGCCGGATCCAGGACGCCAACATGGCCATGGCGCACCTGGCGGGTGTCGCCGCCTCGGTGCTGAGGGGGATGAGCCTCTCCCAGCTGCTGCCCGGCCTCGACGTCGCCTCCCTGCGGGCCCACCACTACCGAGAGTTCGAGCTGGATCACGCCCTGTCCGCTCAGAGCACCCCGGTGTCGGTCTCCATGGCCCCCCTCTCGGGCGAAGGGGCCGACAGCTGGGTGCTGGTGGTGCGGGACAACAGCCTCTTCAAGTCCATCGAGCGCCAGCGCGAGGACTTCATCGCCACCCTGGTCCACGACCTGCGCACCCCGGTGCTCGCAGCCATCAAGGCCCTCGGGCACCTGAAGGACGACCGCTTCGGCCCCCTCGCCCCCGCCCAGGCCGAGGTCAGCCAGGCCATCCTGGACAGCCACCAGGACCTGCTCGCCATGATCAACTCGCTGGTCGACGTCTACCGCTACGAGGGCGGCCAGAAGGAGCTCGTGCTCGAACCGGTCGCCCTCGCGCCCCTCGCGCGGCGCTGCGCCAACGAGCTCACCCCCCTGTTCGAAGCCGCCAAGGTCCGGCTGGAGACGCACCTGCCAGAAGAGGCCGCGGCCTTCGCCGATGCGCTCGAGCTCAAGCGGGTGCTGATCAACCTGCTCTCCAACGCGATCGCCCACAGTCCCCACGGCGGCACCGTGCGCCTCTCGGCCGAGACCCAGGCGGATAGGCTGTGCGTCCGCGTCACCGACGAGGGGCCGGGCCTCAGCACCGACGAGCAGGGCCTCTTGTTCGGGCGCTTCGTGCAGCCGCGCCCCCGAGCGGGCGGCTCCGGGCTGGGGCTCTACCTGTGCCGCCAGATCCTGGTCGCCCACGGAGGCGAGATCGGCGTCGAGAGCGCACCGGGCCAAGGGGCGACTTTCTGGTTCCAGCTCATGAGTGCCACTGCAACGGAGGATGTCACGTGA
- a CDS encoding response regulator transcription factor has translation MIKSRVLIVADTLFKARALATRLEQHGACEVVGHVTDLASCLLQARTLAPEVVVFDPDSALLRNANARTLILRQHPTLTLQIGVEGPRP, from the coding sequence ATGATCAAATCGCGCGTGCTGATTGTTGCGGATACCCTTTTCAAGGCGCGGGCGCTGGCGACGCGCCTCGAGCAGCATGGCGCCTGCGAGGTCGTCGGCCACGTCACCGACCTCGCCTCGTGCCTGCTGCAGGCCCGCACCCTCGCCCCTGAGGTCGTGGTCTTCGACCCCGACTCGGCCCTCTTGCGCAACGCCAACGCCCGGACCCTGATCCTGCGCCAGCATCCCACCCTCACGCTGCAGATCGGCGTCGAGGGTCCGCGGCCGTGA
- a CDS encoding glycosyltransferase produces the protein MSASALAALQIALLFPLAALAGVLADNLSHFRRLPPIKAPPDAPRVSVLVPARNEAAVLDACLGSLRAQHYPSFEIQVLDDASTDETPRIVRRHAAADPRVRLLEGAPLPLGWTGKCYACHQLSQSAEGDLLLFVDADVRLAPDALASAVSALVANEAGLLSLFPEQETKTLGERLTVPLLSFILLCFLPMRLAAQFKLPSLSAANGQFMLFRKGAYQKIGGHAAVRGALVEDIQLARNIKAAGERLSIADGTGLVACRMYRSWKEAYLGFSKNLYPAFGGSASSFWGALAMLFGCFMWPWLTLPWGGVASLAAIALGLGMRLAIALRLRQALLTVVLHPLAMAALILIALRSFAYARSGRSAPWKGRTYGPAAGSDPTLDP, from the coding sequence ATGAGCGCTTCGGCCCTCGCGGCGCTGCAAATCGCGCTCTTGTTTCCGCTCGCGGCCCTCGCGGGGGTGCTTGCGGACAACCTTTCGCATTTCCGTCGGCTCCCCCCCATCAAGGCCCCACCCGACGCGCCGCGGGTCTCGGTGCTGGTGCCTGCGCGCAACGAAGCCGCAGTCCTGGACGCCTGCCTCGGGTCGCTGAGAGCCCAGCACTACCCGTCGTTCGAGATCCAGGTGCTCGATGACGCCTCGACGGACGAGACCCCGCGGATCGTCAGGCGCCATGCGGCCGCAGATCCGCGCGTGCGCCTGCTCGAAGGCGCGCCGCTACCTCTTGGCTGGACGGGCAAGTGCTACGCCTGCCACCAGCTGAGCCAGAGCGCCGAGGGGGACCTCTTGCTCTTCGTCGACGCCGATGTGCGGCTCGCCCCGGACGCGCTGGCGAGCGCCGTGAGCGCCCTGGTGGCGAACGAGGCCGGGCTGCTGTCACTCTTCCCCGAACAGGAGACGAAGACCCTCGGCGAGCGCCTCACCGTCCCGCTTCTCTCCTTCATCCTGCTCTGCTTCCTGCCCATGCGCCTCGCCGCACAATTCAAGCTGCCCAGTCTCTCGGCGGCCAACGGACAGTTCATGCTCTTTCGGAAAGGGGCCTACCAAAAAATCGGCGGGCATGCAGCCGTGCGTGGCGCGCTGGTCGAGGACATCCAGCTGGCGCGCAACATCAAGGCGGCGGGCGAGCGCCTTTCGATCGCCGATGGCACGGGGCTTGTCGCCTGCCGTATGTACCGGAGCTGGAAAGAAGCTTACCTGGGCTTTTCCAAGAACCTCTACCCGGCCTTCGGGGGCAGCGCGAGCAGCTTCTGGGGGGCCCTCGCAATGTTGTTCGGGTGCTTCATGTGGCCCTGGCTCACCCTGCCCTGGGGTGGCGTTGCGAGCCTCGCGGCGATCGCGCTGGGCCTCGGGATGCGCCTGGCCATCGCCCTGAGGCTCCGCCAGGCGCTCTTGACGGTCGTCCTCCACCCCTTGGCCATGGCGGCGCTGATCCTGATCGCCCTGCGTTCGTTCGCTTACGCCCGATCCGGACGATCCGCCCCCTGGAAGGGCCGCACCTACGGCCCCGCAGCAGGCTCGGATCCCACCCTCGATCCTTAA
- the crtI gene encoding phytoene desaturase, giving the protein MNARSAIVVGSGIGGLATAIRLGAQGLQVTVLEKQATLGGRSGVWEAGGFRFDTGPTLLLMIDQLSELFASVGRRLEDYLDLVQLDPNYRVSWHDGSHFDNSSTLNKLLSEVERLEPGAGPRALEFLAQTQRQYRLAVDAFVSENFTRWHQFLNPTKLRQLFQVKAHQTLYPMVGKFFKDRRLREAFSFQSMYLGLSPYESPAVYGLLPFTETGMGLFFPKGGLYAIVEAMERLGREFGVRYECDWEVGEIRHAYGRASGVVARDGRTMDADLIVANADLPYVYEKLLPDKRYDRLPSLEYTCSGYLMYLGVNREYPQLLHHNLIVSRDLKRNFRRIFQDKVLPDDPAFYICNPNKTDPSLAPEGCENLYVLVPVPHQTPNIDWGEEEPRFREAMYDRLEAFGLTNLRKHVVVERIFTPDDFLLSLNSARGSAFGLAHTIPQIGYFRPHNRHKEIDNLYFVGCSTQPGTGIPMVLISARLVTERIESEHSLSQARPPVHA; this is encoded by the coding sequence TTGAACGCACGCTCCGCCATTGTCGTCGGCTCGGGGATCGGCGGGCTCGCCACCGCGATCCGCCTGGGGGCCCAGGGCCTGCAAGTCACCGTCCTCGAGAAGCAAGCCACGCTCGGGGGCCGCAGCGGGGTGTGGGAGGCGGGCGGCTTCCGGTTCGACACGGGGCCGACCCTGCTCTTGATGATCGATCAGCTCTCCGAGCTGTTCGCCTCGGTCGGGCGCCGGCTGGAAGATTACCTGGACCTGGTCCAGCTGGATCCCAACTACCGGGTCTCGTGGCACGACGGCTCGCACTTCGACAACTCGAGCACCCTCAACAAGCTCCTCTCCGAGGTCGAGCGGCTAGAGCCCGGCGCGGGCCCTCGCGCCCTCGAATTCCTCGCCCAGACCCAGCGGCAGTACCGGCTGGCGGTGGATGCCTTCGTCAGCGAAAACTTCACGCGCTGGCACCAGTTCCTCAACCCCACCAAGCTCCGTCAGCTCTTTCAGGTCAAGGCCCACCAGACCCTCTACCCCATGGTCGGCAAGTTCTTCAAGGACCGTCGGCTGCGCGAAGCTTTCTCGTTCCAGTCCATGTACCTGGGTCTTTCGCCCTACGAGAGCCCCGCGGTCTACGGGCTCTTGCCCTTCACCGAGACGGGGATGGGGCTGTTCTTCCCCAAGGGCGGCCTCTACGCCATCGTCGAGGCCATGGAGCGCCTGGGACGCGAGTTCGGCGTGCGTTACGAGTGCGACTGGGAGGTCGGCGAGATCCGGCACGCCTACGGCCGCGCGAGCGGCGTGGTCGCCCGCGATGGCCGCACCATGGACGCCGACCTCATCGTTGCCAATGCCGATCTGCCTTACGTCTACGAGAAGCTCCTGCCTGACAAGCGGTACGACCGGCTGCCGTCGCTCGAGTACACCTGCTCGGGCTACCTCATGTACCTGGGGGTGAACCGCGAGTACCCGCAGTTGCTGCACCACAACCTGATCGTGTCCCGGGACCTCAAGCGCAACTTCCGGCGCATCTTCCAGGACAAGGTGCTGCCGGACGATCCCGCCTTCTACATCTGCAACCCGAATAAGACGGACCCGTCGCTTGCGCCCGAGGGCTGCGAGAACCTCTACGTGCTCGTCCCGGTACCGCACCAGACGCCCAACATCGACTGGGGCGAAGAGGAGCCCCGCTTCCGCGAGGCCATGTACGATCGGCTCGAGGCCTTCGGTCTGACGAACCTGCGCAAGCACGTGGTGGTCGAGCGCATCTTCACCCCCGACGACTTCCTGCTGAGCCTCAACTCGGCCCGGGGCTCGGCCTTCGGACTGGCGCACACCATCCCGCAGATCGGCTACTTCCGTCCTCACAACCGCCACAAGGAGATCGACAACCTGTACTTCGTGGGTTGCAGCACCCAGCCCGGCACGGGCATCCCCATGGTGCTGATCTCGGCGAGACTCGTCACCGAGCGCATCGAGAGCGAGCACAGCCTGAGCCAGGCGCGCCCGCCAGTCCACGCCTGA
- a CDS encoding DUF2269 family protein → MTALWLKFFHLVGVVLMLGNVIVTGFWNFKAVRSRHLAVIAFAQREVMWADAFLTLVGGTLITISGILLALDRGYPFWATRWLYGGVFLLGLSTLLWLAVLLPCQDRLVRLSREALSTGTLSPRFAPVFVVWNVVGWFATLLLLAALGLMVVKPL, encoded by the coding sequence ATGACGGCACTCTGGCTCAAGTTCTTCCACCTGGTCGGCGTCGTCCTGATGCTGGGCAACGTCATCGTGACCGGCTTCTGGAACTTCAAGGCGGTGCGCTCGCGTCATCTGGCCGTCATCGCCTTCGCCCAGCGCGAGGTCATGTGGGCGGATGCCTTCTTGACCTTGGTCGGCGGCACGCTGATCACCATCAGCGGGATCCTGCTCGCCCTGGACCGAGGCTATCCCTTCTGGGCCACCCGCTGGTTGTACGGGGGCGTCTTCCTGCTCGGCCTCTCTACCCTGCTGTGGCTCGCGGTCCTGCTGCCTTGCCAGGATCGCCTGGTCAGGCTCTCGCGTGAGGCGCTTTCGACCGGTACGCTGAGCCCGCGCTTCGCGCCGGTCTTCGTCGTCTGGAACGTGGTCGGCTGGTTCGCCACCCTCCTGCTCCTGGCAGCCCTGGGCTTGATGGTCGTCAAGCCCCTCTAA
- a CDS encoding lysophospholipid acyltransferase family protein, which yields MIRANNHPGVEAAFLRYLDWAVPRRFYDVRVAGAERLANWDPAVPTLVIANHSNWWDGFMAMLVTHRLMDRRFHVMMEERHLRRYRFFTRLGAFGVDRAHPRSARASLVHAAELMAQPSTALWIFPQGRLRPNDVRPLAFETGAARLALRLERVRICPVAMRYEFLHEEKPQALILIGEPYLLSEGAREAGPRALSARMEAEVSALLDELNGAIRQETLDAFLPLVSGPMSFNRRLDAWRVRLGLMDPAEFDPRNGV from the coding sequence ATGATCCGCGCGAACAATCACCCAGGAGTGGAGGCGGCCTTCTTGCGCTACCTCGATTGGGCGGTGCCGCGCCGCTTCTACGACGTGCGCGTCGCGGGCGCCGAGCGCCTTGCAAACTGGGACCCGGCGGTTCCGACCCTGGTGATCGCCAACCACAGCAACTGGTGGGACGGCTTCATGGCCATGCTCGTGACCCACCGCCTCATGGACAGGCGCTTCCACGTCATGATGGAAGAGCGCCATCTGCGGCGCTACCGCTTCTTCACGCGGCTCGGGGCCTTCGGGGTGGACCGGGCTCACCCGCGCTCCGCCCGTGCGAGCCTCGTGCATGCCGCCGAGCTGATGGCGCAGCCGTCCACCGCGCTCTGGATCTTCCCGCAGGGGCGCCTGCGCCCGAACGACGTGCGCCCCCTCGCCTTCGAGACCGGAGCCGCACGGCTCGCCCTGCGCCTGGAGCGGGTCCGGATCTGCCCCGTTGCGATGCGTTACGAGTTCCTGCACGAAGAAAAGCCCCAGGCGCTGATCCTGATCGGCGAGCCCTACCTGCTGAGCGAGGGCGCGCGCGAGGCAGGCCCCCGCGCCCTCAGCGCCCGGATGGAGGCCGAGGTGAGCGCCCTGCTCGACGAACTCAACGGCGCGATCCGCCAAGAGACGCTGGACGCCTTTTTGCCACTCGTCAGCGGCCCCATGTCCTTCAACCGGCGCCTCGATGCCTGGCGGGTCCGGCTGGGCCTCATGGACCCCGCCGAATTCGACCCGCGCAACGGCGTATGA
- a CDS encoding response regulator transcription factor translates to MRLGLRISLEKAEDIRVVGEAGDGLEALAKVEALSPDVVVMDLGLPKMDGLEATARIRGQEGAPRVLVLTSYDDEHKVLAALRAGAEAYCLKDLSEERLAAAVRAVHQGTVWLDGAVARHVLDRRLDSGEAQLRVDAAQAGVLSEREQEVLQLLGEGLSNQEIAEKLIISLATVKTHVRHILQRLDVEDRAQAVIQALHRGLLKLG, encoded by the coding sequence ATGCGCCTGGGCCTGCGCATCTCGCTCGAGAAGGCCGAGGACATCCGGGTGGTGGGCGAGGCGGGCGACGGCCTGGAGGCCCTCGCCAAGGTGGAGGCGCTTTCCCCCGACGTGGTGGTGATGGACCTCGGCCTGCCGAAGATGGACGGGCTCGAAGCGACGGCCCGCATCCGCGGCCAGGAAGGTGCGCCGCGAGTTCTGGTCTTGACCTCGTACGACGACGAGCACAAGGTGCTCGCTGCCCTACGCGCCGGTGCCGAGGCCTACTGCCTCAAGGACCTCTCGGAGGAGCGCCTGGCAGCAGCCGTGCGCGCCGTTCACCAGGGCACCGTCTGGCTCGACGGGGCCGTCGCACGCCACGTGCTGGATCGTCGCCTCGACTCGGGCGAGGCCCAGCTGCGCGTCGACGCCGCCCAGGCGGGAGTGCTCAGCGAGCGCGAGCAAGAGGTGCTGCAACTGCTGGGCGAAGGGCTCAGCAACCAGGAGATCGCCGAGAAGCTCATCATCTCGCTGGCGACCGTCAAAACGCACGTGCGCCACATCCTCCAGCGCCTGGACGTGGAGGACCGCGCCCAGGCGGTCATCCAGGCCCTGCACCGGGGCCTGCTCAAGCTAGGGTGA
- a CDS encoding tetratricopeptide repeat protein has translation MHRWGGALLAGVMWFSGCLSARAFETPGLDEAAARYSQGAIAKVREGLGDRATAYQRAELLAAEALVLSTDARQDEAVQLARRAVAALLDAIRAREDLVASHFLLFKLYGQLSAADWTFALKTRDPLQYLREHAPDDRRTAIAESLNSLFTPRLFGGDPQAAVRRLEGLHAKAYDPETANLLAVAYEQTGQLAKARAVADGILQRNPRDRSAQALRDRLAKREAG, from the coding sequence GTGCACAGGTGGGGTGGGGCGCTGTTGGCAGGCGTCATGTGGTTCAGCGGATGCCTTTCGGCCCGTGCCTTCGAGACGCCGGGGCTCGACGAGGCCGCCGCGCGCTACTCGCAAGGCGCCATCGCGAAGGTCCGCGAGGGCCTCGGCGATCGCGCCACCGCCTACCAGCGCGCGGAGCTGCTCGCCGCCGAGGCCCTGGTGCTCTCGACCGACGCTCGGCAGGACGAGGCGGTCCAGCTCGCCAGGCGGGCCGTCGCCGCCCTCCTGGATGCCATCCGGGCCCGCGAGGACCTCGTCGCCTCGCACTTCCTGCTCTTCAAGCTGTACGGCCAGCTGAGCGCGGCGGACTGGACCTTCGCCCTCAAGACCCGTGACCCGCTCCAGTACCTGCGCGAGCACGCCCCCGACGATCGGCGCACCGCCATCGCCGAGTCCCTCAACTCCCTGTTCACTCCGCGCCTTTTCGGCGGGGACCCGCAAGCGGCCGTCAGGCGCCTCGAAGGGCTGCACGCCAAGGCCTACGACCCCGAGACGGCGAACCTGCTCGCCGTCGCTTACGAGCAGACGGGCCAGCTCGCCAAGGCCCGCGCCGTCGCCGATGGCATCCTGCAACGCAACCCGCGCGATCGCTCGGCCCAGGCCTTGAGGGATCGCCTCGCCAAGCGAGAGGCAGGCTAG
- a CDS encoding cobalamin-dependent protein (Presence of a B(12) (cobalamin)-binding domain implies dependence on cobalamin itself, in one of its several forms, or in some unusual lineages, dependence on a cobalamin-like analog.): MVHAPFLEAALAGDRPGARACLRDLLASGYDLERLCFEVLEPALVEVGDRWLSNELSIADEHLVSSIVEHLLSELGERLAPPGPVAPVAVLASVAGEDHRIGQQMIGLLLNEAGWQVVTLGANMPAEPLVHFVKRLKPSLVGLSATMDSHVAATARTIAALRAVPELRAIPVVVGGAPFRRDPGVAMRIGADQAACDGRELLAYVRALSPAVAQEAP, encoded by the coding sequence GTGGTCCATGCGCCTTTCCTCGAAGCCGCCCTCGCAGGCGATCGCCCCGGCGCCCGCGCCTGCCTGCGCGACCTGCTCGCTTCGGGCTACGACCTCGAACGCCTCTGCTTCGAGGTGCTCGAGCCCGCCCTGGTCGAGGTCGGCGATCGCTGGCTCTCGAACGAGTTGAGCATCGCCGACGAGCACCTGGTGAGCTCCATCGTCGAGCACCTGCTCTCCGAACTCGGCGAGCGCCTGGCCCCGCCCGGCCCTGTCGCCCCGGTGGCGGTGCTCGCTTCGGTCGCGGGCGAAGACCACCGGATCGGTCAGCAGATGATCGGCCTGCTCCTGAACGAAGCAGGCTGGCAGGTCGTCACTCTCGGCGCGAACATGCCCGCCGAGCCGCTCGTGCACTTCGTCAAGCGCCTGAAGCCGTCGCTCGTCGGGCTCTCGGCCACCATGGACTCGCACGTGGCGGCCACCGCGCGCACCATCGCCGCCCTGCGCGCCGTCCCCGAGCTCCGAGCGATCCCGGTGGTGGTCGGGGGTGCTCCCTTCCGACGGGACCCCGGGGTCGCCATGCGGATCGGCGCGGACCAGGCGGCCTGCGACGGCCGTGAGCTGCTCGCCTACGTGCGTGCGCTCTCTCCTGCCGTCGCCCAGGAGGCACCGTGA